In Ammospiza caudacuta isolate bAmmCau1 chromosome 30, bAmmCau1.pri, whole genome shotgun sequence, one DNA window encodes the following:
- the LOC131569302 gene encoding feather beta keratin-like encodes MSCYDLCRPCGPTPLANSCNEPCVRQCQDSRVIIEPSPVVVTLPGPILSSFPQNTAVGSSTSAAVGSILSESGVPINSGGFGLSGLSGLGGRYCGRRCLPC; translated from the coding sequence atgtCCTGCTACGACCTGTGCCGGCCCTGCGGCCCCACCCCGCTGGCCAACAGCTGCAACGAGCCCTGTGTGAGGCAGTGCCAGGACTCGCGGGTCATCATCGAGCCGTCCCCTGTGGTGGTCACCCTGCCCgggcccatcctcagctccttcccccagaacaCCGCCGTGGGATCCTCCACCTCCGCCGCCGTGGGCAGCATCCTCAGCGAGTCCGGGGTCCCCATCAACTCGGGGGGCTTTGGGCTCTCGGGGCTCTCCGGCCTCGGTGGCCGCTACTGCGGCCGCAGGTGCCTGCCCTGCTAG
- the LOC131569310 gene encoding feather keratin 1 translates to MSCYDLCRPCGPTPLANSCNEPCVRQCQDSRVVIQPSPVVVTLPGPILSSFPQNTAVGSSTSAAVGSILSEEGVPINSGGFGLSGLSGLGGRYCGRRCLPC, encoded by the coding sequence atgtCCTGCTACGACCTGTGCCGGCCCTGCGGCCCCACCCCGCTGGCCAACAGCTGCAACGAGCCCTGTGTGAGGCAGTGCCAGGACTCCCGCGTGGTGATCCAGCCCTCGCCCGTGGTGGTCACCCTGCCCgggcccatcctcagctccttcccccagaacaCCGCCGTGGGATCCTCCACCTCCGCCGCTGTGGGCAGCATCCTGAGTGAGGAGGGAGTGCCCATCAACTCGGGGGGCTTTGGGCTCTCGGGGCTCTCCGGCCTCGGTGGCCGCTACTGCGGCCGCAGGTGCCTGCCCTGCTAG